In the Pedobacter cryoconitis genome, GTCAAAAAGTTGACATCTGAAATCGATCCAATTGCAGGTATCGCACCTGATTTTTCGATAGCTGTTTTTTTCTCCGGGTTACTGCTGACCACGGTTACAGTATGCCCCTGTTTAACTAATATTGCTGTCAGCGGTTGACTGATATTTCCTAAAGAACCGGTTATAATAATTTTCATTGCTTTATTTAGTGTAAACGCCGTTTTCAATATCAACAAGTAAGGTAGTGTTCTTTGGCTGCCAGTTTAAATGTTCTTGTGTCCAATTACTTGATGCAGGACAGTCAATAGCAGCCATGTGCGAGAACCATCCAAAATGTCCGGCTGCTGCTTCAGGCGCTACCGAAACTATTGGAATATTCAGTTGTTTACCTATGGCTTCGGCTATCGTTTTAAGTGTGATAGCTTCCTCGGCAGAAGCATGATAGCGAGTACCTGGAGTAGCATTCTCCAATACTAGCCGGAATAAATGAGCGGCATCCAGTACGTGTACAGCATTCCAGCGGTTTTGTCCATCACCAATATAAGCAGATACTCCTTTTTCTTTGGCGATATTGACTAAAATGGGTATGAAACCATGTTTATCCTGGTCACTATGTACCGATGGTGATAAGCGAATGGCTGCCGCACGTACATCCAGTTTGGCTACCGCATCTGCTGTTTGTTCAGAAGCACGTGGCCAGGCAGGATCGACTGGCGGGGTTACATCTTCGGTAGCGAGCTTTCCCGGGCTAACCAGAGCTGTACCTGAGGCAACGATAAAAGGGCGATCAGAACCTGCCAATACCTCTCCAATAGTTTCAATAGCAACTTTATCTGTCTCGCAAACTTCCGCAAAGCGCGTAAAGTCATGAATAAAACCAGTGTGGATAACACCGTCAGCCTGAGCAGCGCCACTACGCAGACTGCCGAGGTCTTCAAGGTCTCCGCGATGAACTTCCGCGCCAGCATCGATCAGCTTTTTTGCCGATGCTTCTGAACGGGCCAGCCCCAGTACCTGGTGACCAGCATTTATTAATTCCTGCACAATGGCAGTACCAATGAAGCCTGTAGCTCCGGTGACAAATACACGCATAATTAATTTTCTTTTGTTTACACAAAAATGGGCTGTTTTGGCCAGCTCGATTTATCCAAATCTGCTTTTGATTTAGCCAAAACCCCGAAAGCGACAACAGTGGTAAGAACTTATTCTTCCTGCTGGTAAACCGCAGCAAAGTTTCTCGCAAATTCAGCAAGTTTGACTTTACCCAAAACTGGTTGATTACGGTAATAGTCTTCGTACAATTTGCCAGTACCCTGATTGGCTTGCATTTCTATAAAGCCTTGAGCAATCTGAGGATTAAACCCTACGCTTAACCAGGAATTTAAAAGCTGTTCATCGGAAATGACTTTCCATTGCAAGTCAGGCTTTCCGATCGCGCTTCCAAGCACCCGGGCAATTTCATTAGGCGATACTTCTTCGCTGGCAATATAACGCATAGTTCTTCCCTCAAAAGGCCGGGCAATTTCTTCTGCTATCACCACCGCAATGTCCAAAGGAGAAACCCATGGTTCTTTTTGATCACCACCGTAGTTAGAGATGATAGCACCTTTGTGTTTGATAGTTGAAATGAAGGAGAACATATTGGTATAGAAACCTACTGGGCGTAAAGTTTTAACAGATACTTCGGCAGGCAACTGTTTCAATATATGCTCCACATTATGGTGAAATACTAAAAAGCCATTTCCTTTATCCATGTGTGCGCCAATACTGCTGAGATGGATTACTTTTTTGACTCCTGATTGTTCGATGGCCTGCTTATAATTAAGTCCAATCTGGCTAATGATACTAATAAAATCTACTTCTTCATCAGATTCGTCTCCGCCCGCGGCATCGAGCGTTTCCATGAGATATACGATATCTGCACCTTGAAAAGTCCTGGTTAGAAAAGAAGCATCTTGCATGGAGCCAATGGCTGCTTGTGCACCAAGCGCTTCAATTGCTGGCTGTCGCTTTGCTTGACTACTAATGACTGTTACGGTATGACCGTTTTGTATTAAAGTCCGGGTAAGGGGTTTTCCAATGTTTCCGATGGAACCTGTAAGTATAATGTTCATAAAATTTGTGTTTTGTTGAGACAAATTTCGGAAGCAGTGTAATGGGAAATATAACCAAATACCTATTTGTTGTAGCCAAATGGCGGAGTCAGTTCAAAATTATTAGCCCTTACCCAAACCTGGATACAATTAACCTCGGTTTGGAAACACAGATTTCTAATTTATCCAGAATCTTTGTGCTGTAAAATTAAAAGCAGAAAAATGAAAAAGACAATTTTTATCACCGGAGCATCAGCGGGTTTGGGAAAGGCAACTGCCAGATTATTTCACTCAAGAGGTTGGAATGTAATTGGTACGATGCGGGATCCGAAAAAGGAAACGGAACTCACTGAATTGGAAAATGTAACTATTTTACCAATGGATGTAACTAACCCGGAACAAATTAAGACTACTGTAGCTAAGGCTATTTCTTTATACACTATGGATGTAGTCTTTAACAATGCAGGGTATGGCTTGATGGGCGCCATGGAAGCATTGAGTGATGATCAAATTTTAAGACAGCTTAACACTAATCTTTTAGGAGTATTACGTGTTACGCAAGAATTCATTCCACATTTCAGAGAAAAGAAAAGTGGTTTATTTATCAGTACAACCTCAATGGGCGGGTTATTTGGATTTCCGTTGCATTCTATTTATCATGCTACAAAATTTGCTATAGAAGGGTGGTCAGAGAGCATGTCATTTGAATTAGGTTTACATAATATAGGTATCAAAACTATTGCTCCGGGTGGTATTGCAACAGATTTTACAGGAAGATCACTCGATAGAAGTTCGCATCCTGAATATCAGGAAATAGAAGACAAGTTATTTTCAGCTATAGATGGAATGATGGAGATGGCTTCGACTGCAGAACAAATTGCTGAGGTAGTTTATGAAGCAGCAACTGACAATAAGGATCAAATCCGTTATCTGGCTGGTGAAGATGCAAAAGCTATGTATGCACGCCGGTTAGAAATTGGCAACGAAGAATTCAGGAAAGAAATCAGAAAGCGAACATTAGGATAAAAACTAATAGAGATAATTGAAAGAAAATTGCATTGCTTGTTGTAAATTTAAAAAGCCAGTTCAAATGAAAATTATTAATTCCATAGCAGAAAAACATCGTTTGATGTCCTTACCTGATCCCTTACATCCATTGGTGAGTGTAGTCCGCATTTCAGATCTGCGTTTTAAAGAGGATCCGATATGGAGACAGTTTTCTGTCAATTTCTATTGTATATCCCTGAAAAGGAATATTGCAGGAAAAACAAAATATGGTCAGCAATATTATGATTACAATAAAGGTGTGATGACGTTTCTAGCGCCTAAACAGGTAATGTCGCTGGATGCGGATCAAATGGATATACTCAAACCTGCATCTGGATATGCATTATTTATCCATCCTGATTTTCTTTACAAACATCCGCTTGCAACTACAATCAAAAATTATGGGTTCTTTTCTTATGCCGTAAATGAAGCATTGCACCTTTCGGAAAAAGAAGAAAAAAATGTGGAAGAGATCTTTCAGAAGATCGATGAAGAATACCAGCACACTGACCGGCATACGCAGGATATCATTCTTTCTCAAATTGATCTGTTGTTAAGTTATTGTAACAGGTTTTATGAACGACAATTCATTACCCGAAAAGCTGTAAATCATGATGTGCTCACCAAAATGGAATTATTGCTAAACGAATATTTTGACAAAGAGAAAATCTTGAAAACAGGCCCTCCTACTGTCGAAGCGCTGGCTGATCAACTCCATATGTCGCCCTATTATTTAAGCGATCTTTTACGCAATCTCACCGGACAAAGTGCTCAGCAGCACATTCAGGAAAAACTGATTGAAAAAGCAAAAGAATATCTTTCGGTAACCAATCTTTCAGTTGCCGAAATTGCTTACCAGTTAGGTTTTGAATATCCGCAATCTTTCAATAAACTGTTTAAAAAGAAAACCAGCATTTCTCCTTTAAAATTCCGGCAAACGTTTAATTAACAAGCTTTAATTCATTTCCAGAGGGTATACTTTATACAGGCTGTTTTTCCTGTTGATTTTTTTTTCATTATCGACAGGCTTGTAACAAACCTTAAATTTCATTGTCAAAAGCTTACTAAAAACTAAAG is a window encoding:
- a CDS encoding SDR family oxidoreductase, whose product is MRVFVTGATGFIGTAIVQELINAGHQVLGLARSEASAKKLIDAGAEVHRGDLEDLGSLRSGAAQADGVIHTGFIHDFTRFAEVCETDKVAIETIGEVLAGSDRPFIVASGTALVSPGKLATEDVTPPVDPAWPRASEQTADAVAKLDVRAAAIRLSPSVHSDQDKHGFIPILVNIAKEKGVSAYIGDGQNRWNAVHVLDAAHLFRLVLENATPGTRYHASAEEAITLKTIAEAIGKQLNIPIVSVAPEAAAGHFGWFSHMAAIDCPASSNWTQEHLNWQPKNTTLLVDIENGVYTK
- a CDS encoding NAD(P)H-binding protein translates to MNIILTGSIGNIGKPLTRTLIQNGHTVTVISSQAKRQPAIEALGAQAAIGSMQDASFLTRTFQGADIVYLMETLDAAGGDESDEEVDFISIISQIGLNYKQAIEQSGVKKVIHLSSIGAHMDKGNGFLVFHHNVEHILKQLPAEVSVKTLRPVGFYTNMFSFISTIKHKGAIISNYGGDQKEPWVSPLDIAVVIAEEIARPFEGRTMRYIASEEVSPNEIARVLGSAIGKPDLQWKVISDEQLLNSWLSVGFNPQIAQGFIEMQANQGTGKLYEDYYRNQPVLGKVKLAEFARNFAAVYQQEE
- a CDS encoding SDR family oxidoreductase; amino-acid sequence: MKKTIFITGASAGLGKATARLFHSRGWNVIGTMRDPKKETELTELENVTILPMDVTNPEQIKTTVAKAISLYTMDVVFNNAGYGLMGAMEALSDDQILRQLNTNLLGVLRVTQEFIPHFREKKSGLFISTTSMGGLFGFPLHSIYHATKFAIEGWSESMSFELGLHNIGIKTIAPGGIATDFTGRSLDRSSHPEYQEIEDKLFSAIDGMMEMASTAEQIAEVVYEAATDNKDQIRYLAGEDAKAMYARRLEIGNEEFRKEIRKRTLG
- a CDS encoding helix-turn-helix domain-containing protein: MKIINSIAEKHRLMSLPDPLHPLVSVVRISDLRFKEDPIWRQFSVNFYCISLKRNIAGKTKYGQQYYDYNKGVMTFLAPKQVMSLDADQMDILKPASGYALFIHPDFLYKHPLATTIKNYGFFSYAVNEALHLSEKEEKNVEEIFQKIDEEYQHTDRHTQDIILSQIDLLLSYCNRFYERQFITRKAVNHDVLTKMELLLNEYFDKEKILKTGPPTVEALADQLHMSPYYLSDLLRNLTGQSAQQHIQEKLIEKAKEYLSVTNLSVAEIAYQLGFEYPQSFNKLFKKKTSISPLKFRQTFN